The Solirubrobacter pauli sequence CGACGGCGCGCTCGCACGGACGGGCACGGTGGCATGGCTCACGGATGAGGAGGTCGCGAAGCGGCTCCGCGATCTGCAGGCTGACGCGACGACGTGGCTCGGTCGCAACTTCACCGGCCAATTCAGCCTCGGCGGCGCACAGGCGAAAACCGCCCTGCTGCTCCAAGACGGACGCTGGGGCGTTCCCGGGGGCGCACTGCCCACCACACATATCCTCAAGCCCGCCGTCGCCGGCCTCGACGATCACGACCTCAACGAGCACCTCTGCCTCGACGCAGCCTCCCGAACGGGACTCATCGTCGCGCGTACCACCGTGTCGCGGTTCGAGAGCGAGACGGCGATCGTGGTGACCCGATACGACCGCCGCGAGAGTGCCCCTCGCGAGTTGACGAGGATTCACCAAGAAGACCTCTGCCAGGCGTTGGGCACGCCACCGTCACGCAAGTACCAGAACGAAGGGGGGCCGAACCCCCGCCAGATCGCGGACCTGTTCCGGGCCGTGATGCCGCCGTCGATCGCGCGTGACGCGGTCCAGCGATTCGCCGACGCCCTGATCTGGAACTGGTTGATCGCGGGCACGGACGCGCACGCGAAGAACTACTCGCTACTGCTGGCGGGCGACCAAGTGCGGCTCGCGCCGCTCTACGACATCGCTTCGGCGCTCCCATACGACGAGCATGAGCGCAAGCTCAAGCTCGCGATGAAGCTGGGCAGCTCCTACGACGTCTACTCGCGCCAGAATCCATGGCCGGGCGCCGCGCGCGACCTCGGCCTCGACGGCGACGCTCTGACCGCCCGGGCGCACGAGCTGGCGATGAGAGCGCCGGGGGCATTCGCTGAAGCGGCGACCGCGCCGGACGTGGTGGCGCTGGAGCGCCCGCTGCCAGAACGGCTCGCCGAGTTGGTGGCCGAGCGCGCGGCGCGATGCGCCGCGCTCCTCGACTAGCCCTGCTGGTCCGTCGACGTCTTCGGGTCGCCGTCGACGGCGGCCGCGAGGCGCGGCACGAACTCCTTCAGCAGCGTCGGCATGCTCAGCACCGACGGGAAGGAGAGCGCCTCGTAGACGCGGTCCTGCTCGAGGATGAAGATGTCCCGGCCCTCCTTGCGGACGCGCAGCTTCGAGTACACCGGGTCCTTCTTGATGCCCTCGGGGCCGCGGTCGCCGTCGGCGAACCAGACGAGCGTGTCGACGTCGATCGCGTCCGTCTTCTCGTCCGACAGCTGGCCGCCGAACTCGTCCTTGAACGCGTCCCGCAGCGACTGCGGGTACGTGAACCCGAGCGCCTCGAGCGTGTAGGTGCGCACGTCCTGCGGGCCGTAGACGAAGGTGCCCTGGTAGTCGGAGACGTTCGCGGCGGTCTTGCCCTTGAACTCGGGGTGCGCGGCGGCGGCGTCGGCGATCAGCTTCTCGGTCTCGTCGACGAGCTGCTGCGCCTTCTCCGGCTGGCCGACGGCCTTGCCGGCCGTCAGCTGCTCCTCCTGCCAGGTGGAGCCGTAGTCGACCTTGTCCTTGGGCTGCGCGACGACCGGCGCGAGCTTGGAGAGCGCGTCGTACTCCTTCTGGGTCAGGCCGGAGTAGACCCCGAGGATCAGGTCGGGGCGTTGCGCGGCGACCTTCTCGATCTGGACGCCGTCGGTGTTCGTGAGCACGGTCGGCACCGTCGCGTCGCCCAGCGCCTCCTTGGCCCACGGGAAGATCGCGCCCGGGTGCTTGCCGAACCACTCGGTGGTGGCGACCGGCACGACGCCCAGCGCGAGCAGCGCGTCCTGGTCACGCAGGCCGACCACGACGACGCGCTTGGGCTCGCTCTTGATCGTCGTCGAGCCGTACTTGTGCTCGATGGTCACCGGGAACGCGCCCGACTCGGCGGCTCCCTGCTGCTCCGCGGCGGGCTGGGCACCCGACGTGGACTCGGAGTCATCGGACCCGCAGGCGGCAAGGACGAGGGCGCACAGACATGTGAGGAAGATGAACGGCAGACGCATGGGTTAGGCCACCCTAACAACCTCCCTGTTAAGGTCGCGCTGCGGAATGAGCGTCCCCATGGCCACTCAAGCCACGCCCGCCCGTGCCCGCGGCGGCCGGTTCACCCGCAGCGCCGGGCTCGCGATCGCGTTCGCGCTGCTCACCTTCGCGGCCCTGCTCAGCCTCGCGGTGGGCGCGCGGTCGATCCCGCTCGGGGACGTGGTCAACGCCCTGCTGCACTCGGGCAGCTCGCAGGAGGAGACGATCATCCGCGACCTGCGCGTGCCGCGCACGCTGCTCGGGATCGTCGTCGGCGCGGCGATCGGCGTGGCCGGTGCGCTGATGCAGGCGCTCACGCGCAACCCGCTCGCGGATCCGGGTCTGCTGGGCGTCAACGCGGGCGCGTCGGCGGCGGTCGTGATCGCGCTCGCGCTCGGCCTGGCGGGCGCGGCGAGCTCGGTGTGGTTCGCGTTCATCGGCGCCGCGATCGCCTCGGTCGCCGTGTACGTGATCGGCACGGCCGGCCGCGGCGGCGCCACGCCCGTGCGGCTCGCGCTGGCCGGCACCGCGATCACCGCGGCGCTGACCGCGCTGATCTACGGCGTCGCGCTCGCGGACGTCAAGCTGCTGCAGCAGTACAACTTCTGGTCGGTGGGCGCGCTCGGCGGCCGCGGCCGCACGCAGCTGGACGCGGTCGTGCCCTTCGTCGCCGTCGGGCTCTTGATCGCGCTCGCGCTCGCCCGCTCGCTGAACGCGCTCGCGCTCGGCGACGACTCGGCGCGCGCGCTCGGCACCAAGGTCGGCCCGACCCGGATCGGCGGCGCGGTCGCGATCGTGCTGCTCTGCGGGTCCGCCACCGCGGCGGCCGGTCCCATCTACTTCCTCGGCCTGACCGTCCCGCACGCGGCACGCGCCCTGTGCGGCCCCGACCAGCGCTGGATCCTCGCCTACTCCGCCGTCCTCGGCGGCGCGCTGATCCTCGTCGCCGACGTCATCGGCCGGGTGATCGTGCGGCCGGCCGAGATGCCGGCGGGCGTGATGATGGCCGTCGTCGGCACGCCGTTGTTCGTCGCGCTCGTGCGCCGCAAGCGGATCGCGCAGCTGTGAGCGCCGCGCCGTACACGCTGCCCGGCCGGGTCGTGCGCGTCGGCGAGGCGGTGTCGCTGCGCATCCGCGCGCGCACGGTGTTGGTGAGCCTGGCGCTCGTCGTGATCGTGCTGGCGCTGTCGGTGTTCGCGATCGGGACGGGCGAGTTCGACATCCCGCCGGGCACGGTCGTGAGCACGCTGCTCGGCGGCGGCGACCCCGGGTCGGCGTTCATCGTGCGCGAGCTGCGGCTTCCGCGCGTGCTCTGCGCGCTGCTCGTCGGCGCCGCGCTCGGCGTGTCCGGCGCGGTCTTCCAGTCGCTGACGCGCAACCCGCTCGGCTCGCCGGACATCGTCGGCTTCCCGCAGGGCGCGACCGTCGGCGCGCTGATCGTCATCACGGTCCTCGCGGGGTCCGGGTTCGCGGTCACCGTCGGCGCGCTGACCGGCGGCGTGGCCACCGCGTTCACGGTCTACCTGCTCGCGTTCAAGCGCGGCGGGACGTCCGGCTTCCGGATCGTGCTGATCGGCATCGCGATCTCGTACCTGATGATCTCGATCACGGACTACCTGCTCGCCCGCGCGCGGATCGAGGAGGCGCAGGAGGCGACGCGCTGGCTGCTCGGCTCGCTGAACGGACGCACGTGGGAGGACGTCGGGCCGCTAGCGCTCTCGCTCGCCGTGCTGCTGCCGCTGCTGGTGCCCGCGGCCCGCTCGCTGCGCGCGCTCGAGCTCGGCGACGACTCCGCGCACGCGCTCGGGCTCAACGTCGAGCGCGCGCGGCTAGGCCTGGTCGCGCTGGCGGTCGGGCTCGTGTCGGTGACGACGGTCGCCGTCGGCCCGATCGGCTTCATCGCGCTCACTGCGCCGCAGATCGCGCGCCGCGTCGCGCGGACCGCCGGACTGCCGCTCGTATGCTCGGCGCTGATGGGCGCCACCCTGACGCTGGCCTCGGACATCGGCGCCCAGCGGCTCGTGCCCGACCGGGCGCTTCCGGTCGGCGTGATGACGGGCCTGTTCGGCGGGCTGTACCTGGCGTGGCTGCTGACCATGGAGTGGAGAAAGGGACGACGCGGATGAGCGCTGCGCCGCTACGAGCCGAATCGGTGACGCTGGCCTACGACGCGCGCGTGGTCGCCGAGCGGTTGACGGTCGACATCCCCGAGGGCGGCTTCACCGCGATCGTCGGCCCGAACGCGTGCGGCAAGTCGACCCTGCTGCGCGCGCTCGTGCGGATGCTCAAGCCGCGCGCGGGCAGCGTCCTGCTCGACGGGCAGGAGATCTCGTCGCTGCCGACCAAGCAGGTCGCGCGCCGGCTCGGCCTGCTCCCCCAGTCCTCGGTCGCACCGGACGGGATCACGGTCGTCGACCTCGTCGCGCGCGGTCGCCATCCCTACCAGCGGCTGCTGCGCCAGTGGTCGCACGAGGACGAGCGCGCCGTGAACGAGGCGATGGCGCAGACGCACATCGAAGAGCTCGCCACGCGTCTGGTCGACGAGCTCTCCGGTGGGCAGCGCCAGCGCGTCTGGATCGCGATGGCGCTCGCGCAGGAGACGCCGCTGCTGCTGCTCGACGAGCCGATCACCTTCCTCGACATCGCCCACCAGGTCGAGGTGCTCGACCTGTGCGCGAAGCTCCACGTCGAGGGCCGGACGCTCGTCGCGGTGCTGCACGACCTCAACCACGCGTGCCGCTACGCGACGCACCTGATCGCGATGCGCGACGGCGCGGTGGTCGCCGAAGGACCGCCGGCGGAGATCGTCACCGCGGAGCTGGTCGAGCGCGTCTTCGGCCTCAAATGCCTCGTCGTGCCGTGCCCTGCGACGGGGGCGCCGATGGTCGTCCCCGCCGCCTCGCAGGCGTGACGGGCGGCGCGCTGCTCCGGGGCGTCGTGCGCGCCCACCGGTGGCGCGTGGCTCTCGCGGCCGCGTTGCTGGGCTCACACCAGGGCTTCGAAGCGCTCGTGCCGGTGGTCGTCGGCGCGGCGATCGACGACGCGGTCGCGCCCGGGGACGGCGGCGCCCTGCTGCTCTGGGTCGGGCTCCTGGCCGGGTTGTTCGTGCTGCTGTCGACGGCCTACCGCGAGGGCGCGCGGGCCGAGGAGCGGGCGCGCGAGACCGCGGCCCACGGGCTGCGGATGCGGGTGCTGCGGCGCGTCGTCGACCCGCGCGGCGGCGGCGAGGCCGGGCTCATGCCGGGCCAGCTGCTGAGCGTGACCACCGCCGACGTGGACGCGTCGGCCGGCGTGATCGCGGGGATCGGCTACGGCGCGGGCGTCGTCGTCGCGCTGGTGGCAGGGACGGTCGTGCTGCTGGTGACGTCGGTGACGCTCGGCCTGACCGTGCTCGTCGGGCTGCCGGTGATCGTCTGGGCCGGCGGCCGGCTGGGCGCCCTGCTCAGCCGTCGGGCCGCGGGCCAGCAGGCCGAGGCCGCGGACGCGTCGGGCGTGGCGGCCGACCTCGTGACCGGGCTGCGCGTGCTCCAGGGCATCGGCGCGGCGGAGACGGCCGCGGAGCGCTACCGGGCGGCGAGCCGGTCGTCGCTGCGGGCGACGCTGGCCGCGGCCCGCGCGGAGATCGCGCTGGGCGCGGTCGCCGTCCTCGTCGGCGGCCTCGCCGTCGCCGGCGTGGCGTTCGTCGGAGGCCGGCTCGCGCTGGACGGCGAGCTCTCGCTCGGCGAGCTGATCGCGGCCGCCGGCGTCACGCAGTTCCTGGTCGGGCCGCTGAGCCGGCTCGCGTGGGTCGGCGGGTTGCTGGCACGGGCGCGCGCGTCGTCGGCGCGGCTGGCCGAGGTGCTGTCGGCGCCGCCGGCCGTGCCCGCACCCGCTGAGCCGGTCGCCTTGCGGTGCAGCGCGGCGCCGACCGTGGCGATCGGAGGAGCGCAGACGCCGTGGGAGCCGGGAGCGCGCGACCCCGGTCGCGCGGAACCGGCTTCGCCGCAAGAGGGGGATGTTCCGCGCGGACCGGGGTCGCGCGCTCCCGGCCGGGGCGCCACGCCGGACGCTGACGACGCCGCACCGCGGGTGCACGTGCCCGCGGGCTCGCTGTTCGGCGTCGTCGCCGACGACCCGGCTCCGCTGCTGGCCGCGCTCGCTCGGGAGGGTCAGGACCTCGCGGTGTTCGTCGACGGCGTGGCGCTGGCGGCGCTCGATCCGGCCGCGGCGCGCGCGACCGTCGTCGTGGCCCCGCACGAGGCCACGCTGCTGTCGGGCACGGTGCGCGACAACGTGCCCGGCGGGGCCGACACCGCGCTCGCCGCCGCGGCCGCCACCGACGTGATCGCCGCGCTGCCGGACGGGCTGGACACCGAGCTCACCGACGCCGGCAGCTCGCTGTCGGGCGGCCAGCGCCAGCGGATCGCGCTCGCCCGCGCACTGGCGACCGACGCGCCGGTGCTCGTCCTGCACGACCCCACGACCGCGCTCGACGCGGCGACCGAGGCCCGCGTCGCCGCCGCCCTGCGCGACGCCCGGCGCGGCGCCACGACGATCCTGGTGACCACGAGCCCGCTTCTCCTGGCCGCCTGCGACCAGGTCGCGCACATCACCGGTGGCACCGTCACCACGGCCAGCCACGCCGCCCTGCTCGAGGACGAGGCCTACCGGGAGGCGGTCGCGTGAAGGCGTTGCCGACCGCGACCCCGCGCGAGTCCTGGGCCGTCGTCCGCGAACTCCTGCGCCCGCGTCGCCGCCAGGCCGCGATCGCCCTCGGGGTGCTCGTCGCGGCGGCCGCGCTCGGCCTCGCCGGTCCGCTGCTCCTGGGCGAGATCGTCGACCGCGTCGACGAGCAGCGCTCGATCACCGGGCCCGCGCTGGCGCTCGTGGGGGTCGCGATCGGCGAGGCGCTGCTGTTCGCCGTCGGCCTGATCCTGATCTCGAACCTCGGCCAGCCGGTCCTCGCGGCCCTGCGCGAGCGCGTCGTCGCGCGCGCCCTCAAGCTCCCCGCCGAGCAGGTCGAGCGCGGCGGGCGCGGCGACCTGCTCTCGCGCCTGGGTGACGACATCGCGGTCCTCAGCGAAGCCGTCGTCGAAGCCGTCCCGCCGCTGGCCGCGGCGAGCCTGACGCTCGGGCTGACGTTCGTCGGCCTCGCCACGATCGATCCGCGGCTCACGCTCGCGGCGCTGCTCGTCGTGCCCGTGCAGGTCTGGGCGGTCCGCTGGTACGCGAAGCGAGCGGGCCCCGCCTACGCCGACGAGCGCCGGGTCAGCGGCGAGCGCGCGCAGGCGATCCTCGACGTCGTCGGTGGCGCCCGGACGATCCGCGCGCTCGGCCTGCAGCCGACGGCGCTGCCGCGCGTCGAGGCGCGCTCGCTGTCCAGCGTCGCCGCGGTCGTCCGGACGATCCGCATCTCCACGCACTTCAGCTCGCGCCTGAACGCGGCCGAGTTCGTCGGCACCGCCTCGACGCTCGTCGCCGGCTACTTCCTCGTCAAAGCCGACAGCATCTCGGTCGGCGCGGCCACCGCCGCCGCGCTGCTGTTCATCCGCACGTTCGACCAGTTCAACATCGTGCTGGGCACGATCGACGAGGCGAACCGCGCGCTCGCCGCGCTCGCCCGGCTCGTCGGCGTCCTCCAGGTGCCGGAGCCGCCGCCAGCCGAGCCGCATCCCGGCGCGCACGTCGCCCTCGACGGGATCCGGCACGCGTACGACGGCGGGCCGACCGTCCTGCACGACGTCGACCTGCACATCGCCGCGGGCGAGCGGGTGGCGGTCGTGGGCGTGTCGGGCTCGGGCAAGACGACGCTGGCGAAGGTCGTCGCGCGCTTCCACACGCCCACGGACGGCACGGTCGACGTCGGCCAGGTCGCGCTCGTCACGCAGGAGGTGCACGTGTTCGCGGGCACGCTCGCGGACGACCTGCGGCTGGCGAAGCCGGACGCCACCGACGAGCAGTTGCAGCGCGCGCTCGACGCGGTCGACGCCGGCTGGGCCCGCCTGGACGCCGTCGTCGGCCACGGCGGCGTCGAGCTCACGCCCGCGCAGGCGCAGCAGCTCGCGCTCGCGCGCCTTCACCTCGCCGACCCGAGGATCGCCGTCCTCGACGAGGCGACGGCCGAGGCGGGCAGCGCCGGCGCGCGCGTCCTCGAACGCGCCGCCGACACGGTCCTGCGCGGCCGCACGGCGCTGGTCGTCGCGCACCGCCTCACGCAGGCGGCCCGCGCCGACCGGATCATCGTCATGGACGCGGGCCGGATCGTCGAGAGCGGCACGCACGCGGAGCTCGTGGCGGCCGAGGGCGCCTACGCCGCCCTCTGGCACGCCTACACCGCCGACCGGGCCTAGCCGCCGACCAACTCCTCAGGGGACTGGCCGGCGACGGCGTCCTTGAGGGCGGGCGTGAGCTTCTCGAGGATGTACTTGAACGACAGCGGCGTGACGAAGTACATCGCGCCGCTGAGGATCGGGTCCGTGTAGACGGCACGGGAGCCCTCGACGGCCTCGAGGAAGCCGAAGGTCGGCACCTTCTTGAGGTTCGCGATGTCGCTCGCCTTCTCGGTCGCGAACACGATCACGTCCGCGTCGATGACGTCGAGGCGCTCCTCGGCGACCGCGACCTGCTCGCCCGGGTTCTTGACCAGCGGCGTGAGCTTCGGGTTGATGGTGAAGCCGAGGTACTCGAGGAACTCCGTGCTCAGGCCCTGCGGGTAGACGTAGATCTCGCCGTCGTAGAACGCGTTCTGGGCGAAGGTGGCCGTCTTGCCCTTGAAGTCGGGGTTCTCGGCCGCGACGGCGGCGTAGTCGTCCTTGACCTGCTGGATCAGCTTGGCGCCTTCCTCCGGCTTGCCGAGCGCCTTGGCGACGACCTCGACCTGGTCGTCCCAGGGCGAGAAGTACTGCGTGCCGCCCTTGGGCGTGGCGATCGTCGGCGCGATCCGCGAGAGCTGCTCGTAGTCCTTCTTCTCCATGCCGGCGTTCGCGCCGATGATCAGGTCCGGCCGCAGCGCCGCGATCTTCTCGAACTGGAAGCCGTCCGCGTTGCTGAGGACCTCGGGCTTGGCGTCGCCGAGCGCCTCCTGCGCCCACGGCCACACGGCGTACGGCTGGTCGCCGTACCACTCGGTGGTGGCGACCGGCTTGTAGCCGAGCTCGAGCACGATGTCCTGCTCGGTCAGCCCGACGACGACGATCCGCTCCGGCTTCTTCTCCACGGTCGTGGTGCCGAAGGTGTGCTCGACGGTCTGGGGGAACGTCTCGGTCGCGGTCTCGACCGTGGCGGTGCTGCCCTCGAGGGCGCGGTCTTCGGGCTCGTCGGATGAACCGCAGCCTGCGAAGACGAGCAGGATCGCGGCCAAGATGAGAGTCAGGCGCATTAGGGCACCCTAACTCAGGTCAGGCCGCGGCCGCTTCGCCCTCCAGGCCGAGTGCGCCCGCCAGGTCACGCCGGGAGGAGATCCCGAGCTTGCTGTAGGAGCGGCCGAGATGCACCTCGACCGTCTTGAGCGTCACCCACAGCGTCTCGGCGATCTGGCGGTTCGTGAGGCCTTCGGCGGCGAGCTGGGCGACGCGCCGCTCGGCCGGCGTGAGCGCCCCGACACCCTCGAGCCGCTCGCGCCGCGGCCGTGCGCCGGAGGCCTCGAGCTCCTCATGCGCGAGCCGGGCGAGCAGCGCCGACTCCGTGCGCGCGGCCAGCTCGAGCGCGCGCCGCAGCGGCTCGCGCGCCTCCACCCGGTCGCCGCGGATGCGCAGCCGCGCGCCGAGGTCGTGCAGCGCCCAGCCGTGCTCGCGCTGCAGGTCGGTCGGCTCGAGCGCGGCGACCGCGTCGCGCAGCGTGTCGATCGCCTCGTCGCCGAGCTGGGCGAGCGCGCGCCGGCGGAGCGCCATGCCCAGGCAGCCGGGACGCTCGGCCGTGCGCGCGGCGGCGATGTCGTGGTCCATCAGCTCTAGCGCCTCGTCCGCCCGGCCGGTCGCGGCGAGTACCTCGGCGAGCCGGAGCCGGCCGAAGACCGCGTTCGGCGACGCCCAGCCGCGCGCGTCGGCGAAGGCGACGACGCGCCGCAGGTCCGTCTCGGCCTCGTCGAAGCGGCGCAGCAGGAAGCGCACGCGGCCGCGGATGGTCAGCGCGAACGGCTCGATGAACGTGCCCGCCGCGGCGCCCAGGTCGACGTCGATCTCGGCGGCCGCCTCGTCGAGGCGGTCGAGCTCGACCAGGTTCTCGGCGAGGATCGCGCTCAGCGCCGGCACGGTCGTGACCATGCCCTGGGCGCGGATCGCCTCCAGGCCGCTGCGGGCGCGCGCCGCGCCGAGCGCGACCGAGCCGAAGTCGCGGTGCCAGTACCCCCAGGCCTGCTCGACGAACAGCGTCGCGGCGAGCAGGCCCTGCTCGCGAACGGCGCGGTCGCCGGCCTGCAGCGCCCGCTCGGCGCCGCGCGCGTCCTCGGCGAAGCGCAGCGCGTGGGTGACCAGGTTCCACGTCGAGCTCGCGGGCCCGACCGTCGCCAGCAGCTCCCCGCCGCCGAGGGCCCGCTCGCACAGCGCGATCAGCTCGTCGGTCGGCAGGTTCCCGCGCAGCGCCCGGTCGTTCGCGGCGGCGGCGAGCGCGGCGAGCGACGGCGGATCCTGCTCGAGGCCACGATCGATCCGGGCGCGCAGGCGCACGGGGTCGACGTCGGCGAGCAGCAGCGCCTCCAGCAGCCCGGCCTCCAGCCGCAGCGCGAGCGTCGGGTCGGCCGCGTCCACGGTCGCCTGCTCGAGCTCGCTCACGGCCGCGGCAGGGTCCGTGTGCACGAGATGGTTGGCGAGCGCGGCGTGGGCGCGCGCCGCCGCGTCGCCGTCGAGCCCGTCGCGCAGCAGCCGCCGCAGCCGCGACGGCCCCTCCGGCCGCTGGACGCGCACCTCCAGCTCGCCGAGCTCGAGCGCGACGTCGAGCCGCTCCGCCGCCGTGCTCGGCGGCTCGTCCAGCGCCCGCGCGAGCTGGTCCGCGGCCAGGTCGGTCGCGCCCTCGGTCACCGCTTCCCGCGCCGCGGCGCGCAGGTCCGCCACCGCGCGCTCGTCCCCGGCGGGCTCCGCGGCCCGCCAGTGGGGCGCGACGGCACCGGGCCGGAGGCCACGATCGCGGAGGCGCAGCGCGGCCGCCCGGTGCAACGCCGCACGCTCTCCGGCGGGCATGGCGTCGAGCACGGCCGCGCGCACGAGCGGATGCACGAACGCGCGTCCGACGAGCACGTCGGCGGCGGCGAGCCTGTCGAGCGCCTCGACGACGGCGCCGCGCGCGGCCTCCAGGCCCGCGACGATGGCGACGTCGTCCGCCGTCGCGCGTTCGCCCAGCACGGCGACCGCGCGGGCCGTGGCCACGGCGTCCGGGCCGAGCGGGCGCAGGCGGCGCTCGACCGCGGGCGCGACGCCACGCGCGCCCAGCTCGGCGAGCTGCTCGGGCGACTGCGCGCCCGCGTTGGAGGCCTCGCGGGCCAGCACGGAGAGCAGGAGCGGGTTGCCGCCCGTCACTTCCAGGGCGGTCTCGACCATGGCCGGGGTCGGCGTCGCGCCGAGCTCGGCCGCGAGCAGGTCGGCGACCGCTTCGCGCGGGAGCGGCCCCGGGCGGACGACGGTCGCGGAGATGCGCAGCTCGTCGAGCAGCTCGGCCGGGGCGCCCGGCTCCTGCGGGCGGGTGGTGGCGACGACCGTGACGGCGAGGCCGTCGATCCGCCGCGCGAGGTACTCGAGGAAGCGCAGCGAGGGCACGTCGGCCCAGTGGAGGTCGTCGGCGAGGAGGACGACCGGGCGCTCCTCGGCGAGGTTGGCCGCGAGCCAGTACAGGCCGTGCAGGACGGCGAAGCCGGCGTCCTCGGCGGCGCCCGCGGACGGGTCGAGCACGAGCTTCGCGTGCGCGGCGGCGCCGACGAGCAGCTCGGGACGGGCGGCGCGGTCCAGCAGTTGGTGGACGAGGCCGAACCCGAACGTGCGGTCCAGCTCG is a genomic window containing:
- a CDS encoding ABC transporter ATP-binding protein yields the protein MKALPTATPRESWAVVRELLRPRRRQAAIALGVLVAAAALGLAGPLLLGEIVDRVDEQRSITGPALALVGVAIGEALLFAVGLILISNLGQPVLAALRERVVARALKLPAEQVERGGRGDLLSRLGDDIAVLSEAVVEAVPPLAAASLTLGLTFVGLATIDPRLTLAALLVVPVQVWAVRWYAKRAGPAYADERRVSGERAQAILDVVGGARTIRALGLQPTALPRVEARSLSSVAAVVRTIRISTHFSSRLNAAEFVGTASTLVAGYFLVKADSISVGAATAAALLFIRTFDQFNIVLGTIDEANRALAALARLVGVLQVPEPPPAEPHPGAHVALDGIRHAYDGGPTVLHDVDLHIAAGERVAVVGVSGSGKTTLAKVVARFHTPTDGTVDVGQVALVTQEVHVFAGTLADDLRLAKPDATDEQLQRALDAVDAGWARLDAVVGHGGVELTPAQAQQLALARLHLADPRIAVLDEATAEAGSAGARVLERAADTVLRGRTALVVAHRLTQAARADRIIVMDAGRIVESGTHAELVAAEGAYAALWHAYTADRA
- a CDS encoding FecCD family ABC transporter permease codes for the protein MSAAPYTLPGRVVRVGEAVSLRIRARTVLVSLALVVIVLALSVFAIGTGEFDIPPGTVVSTLLGGGDPGSAFIVRELRLPRVLCALLVGAALGVSGAVFQSLTRNPLGSPDIVGFPQGATVGALIVITVLAGSGFAVTVGALTGGVATAFTVYLLAFKRGGTSGFRIVLIGIAISYLMISITDYLLARARIEEAQEATRWLLGSLNGRTWEDVGPLALSLAVLLPLLVPAARSLRALELGDDSAHALGLNVERARLGLVALAVGLVSVTTVAVGPIGFIALTAPQIARRVARTAGLPLVCSALMGATLTLASDIGAQRLVPDRALPVGVMTGLFGGLYLAWLLTMEWRKGRRG
- a CDS encoding type II toxin-antitoxin system HipA family toxin, producing MSDALVVLLEDQVAGTLTRRRGGGLRFSYEETYRGTADATPLSLSMPLALGEHGDAVVTPWLWGLLPDNDQVLERWAKRFQVSPASPFSLLASPVGEDCAGAVRFVDAKDVDGALARTGTVAWLTDEEVAKRLRDLQADATTWLGRNFTGQFSLGGAQAKTALLLQDGRWGVPGGALPTTHILKPAVAGLDDHDLNEHLCLDAASRTGLIVARTTVSRFESETAIVVTRYDRRESAPRELTRIHQEDLCQALGTPPSRKYQNEGGPNPRQIADLFRAVMPPSIARDAVQRFADALIWNWLIAGTDAHAKNYSLLLAGDQVRLAPLYDIASALPYDEHERKLKLAMKLGSSYDVYSRQNPWPGAARDLGLDGDALTARAHELAMRAPGAFAEAATAPDVVALERPLPERLAELVAERAARCAALLD
- a CDS encoding ABC transporter transmembrane domain-containing protein, translated to MALAAALLGSHQGFEALVPVVVGAAIDDAVAPGDGGALLLWVGLLAGLFVLLSTAYREGARAEERARETAAHGLRMRVLRRVVDPRGGGEAGLMPGQLLSVTTADVDASAGVIAGIGYGAGVVVALVAGTVVLLVTSVTLGLTVLVGLPVIVWAGGRLGALLSRRAAGQQAEAADASGVAADLVTGLRVLQGIGAAETAAERYRAASRSSLRATLAAARAEIALGAVAVLVGGLAVAGVAFVGGRLALDGELSLGELIAAAGVTQFLVGPLSRLAWVGGLLARARASSARLAEVLSAPPAVPAPAEPVALRCSAAPTVAIGGAQTPWEPGARDPGRAEPASPQEGDVPRGPGSRAPGRGATPDADDAAPRVHVPAGSLFGVVADDPAPLLAALAREGQDLAVFVDGVALAALDPAAARATVVVAPHEATLLSGTVRDNVPGGADTALAAAAATDVIAALPDGLDTELTDAGSSLSGGQRQRIALARALATDAPVLVLHDPTTALDAATEARVAAALRDARRGATTILVTTSPLLLAACDQVAHITGGTVTTASHAALLEDEAYREAVA
- a CDS encoding ABC transporter ATP-binding protein, with product MSAAPLRAESVTLAYDARVVAERLTVDIPEGGFTAIVGPNACGKSTLLRALVRMLKPRAGSVLLDGQEISSLPTKQVARRLGLLPQSSVAPDGITVVDLVARGRHPYQRLLRQWSHEDERAVNEAMAQTHIEELATRLVDELSGGQRQRVWIAMALAQETPLLLLDEPITFLDIAHQVEVLDLCAKLHVEGRTLVAVLHDLNHACRYATHLIAMRDGAVVAEGPPAEIVTAELVERVFGLKCLVVPCPATGAPMVVPAASQA
- a CDS encoding iron-siderophore ABC transporter substrate-binding protein, translating into MRLPFIFLTCLCALVLAACGSDDSESTSGAQPAAEQQGAAESGAFPVTIEHKYGSTTIKSEPKRVVVVGLRDQDALLALGVVPVATTEWFGKHPGAIFPWAKEALGDATVPTVLTNTDGVQIEKVAAQRPDLILGVYSGLTQKEYDALSKLAPVVAQPKDKVDYGSTWQEEQLTAGKAVGQPEKAQQLVDETEKLIADAAAAHPEFKGKTAANVSDYQGTFVYGPQDVRTYTLEALGFTYPQSLRDAFKDEFGGQLSDEKTDAIDVDTLVWFADGDRGPEGIKKDPVYSKLRVRKEGRDIFILEQDRVYEALSFPSVLSMPTLLKEFVPRLAAAVDGDPKTSTDQQG
- a CDS encoding FecCD family ABC transporter permease; this encodes MATQATPARARGGRFTRSAGLAIAFALLTFAALLSLAVGARSIPLGDVVNALLHSGSSQEETIIRDLRVPRTLLGIVVGAAIGVAGALMQALTRNPLADPGLLGVNAGASAAVVIALALGLAGAASSVWFAFIGAAIASVAVYVIGTAGRGGATPVRLALAGTAITAALTALIYGVALADVKLLQQYNFWSVGALGGRGRTQLDAVVPFVAVGLLIALALARSLNALALGDDSARALGTKVGPTRIGGAVAIVLLCGSATAAAGPIYFLGLTVPHAARALCGPDQRWILAYSAVLGGALILVADVIGRVIVRPAEMPAGVMMAVVGTPLFVALVRRKRIAQL
- a CDS encoding ABC transporter substrate-binding protein; the protein is MRLTLILAAILLVFAGCGSSDEPEDRALEGSTATVETATETFPQTVEHTFGTTTVEKKPERIVVVGLTEQDIVLELGYKPVATTEWYGDQPYAVWPWAQEALGDAKPEVLSNADGFQFEKIAALRPDLIIGANAGMEKKDYEQLSRIAPTIATPKGGTQYFSPWDDQVEVVAKALGKPEEGAKLIQQVKDDYAAVAAENPDFKGKTATFAQNAFYDGEIYVYPQGLSTEFLEYLGFTINPKLTPLVKNPGEQVAVAEERLDVIDADVIVFATEKASDIANLKKVPTFGFLEAVEGSRAVYTDPILSGAMYFVTPLSFKYILEKLTPALKDAVAGQSPEELVGG